In a single window of the Bacillus horti genome:
- a CDS encoding HD domain-containing protein gives MRNVTIYDIYQHPIAQKYIRRSGMAHAISVAYHAFSLACEKGINPDLAAKAGLLHDIGHYTWYKDGEWDYNAYKKNDIHPIKGAERAHKLLIRLGENPKAAKEISLAVLLHTDSLLPEGQIQLSRLQEIVHIADEMDKQPNHQHHYRQLDQSKEKLLIKQLDKKIEAAPQSCSSPSIRTISLLSN, from the coding sequence ATGCGTAACGTTACTATATATGATATTTACCAGCATCCTATCGCCCAAAAGTACATTCGTCGATCCGGTATGGCACACGCCATCTCAGTAGCCTATCATGCTTTTTCATTAGCCTGTGAAAAGGGAATTAACCCTGACTTGGCCGCTAAAGCAGGTCTCCTACATGATATCGGACATTATACCTGGTACAAAGATGGTGAGTGGGATTACAACGCCTACAAAAAAAATGACATTCACCCGATTAAAGGAGCTGAGCGAGCCCACAAGCTGCTTATTCGACTTGGTGAAAATCCAAAGGCTGCGAAGGAGATATCCCTAGCCGTTCTGCTACACACGGATTCCCTGTTACCAGAAGGTCAGATTCAGTTAAGCAGATTACAGGAAATTGTTCATATTGCAGATGAAATGGATAAACAGCCTAATCATCAGCATCATTATCGTCAGCTGGATCAAAGTAAGGAGAAACTACTGATTAAGCAACTAGATAAGAAAATTGAAGCAGCTCCTCAGTCCTGCTCTTCACCATCTATTCGTACCATTTCACTCCTATCCAACTAA
- a CDS encoding NUDIX hydrolase, with product MKEDQVIYTLCFIRKGTEILMLYRNHPPNAKQWNGVGGKIEHGETPKQAIQREILEETGLDVENLEYRGLVTWNEEGGTHVYLANAYNDSFVQTDEGYLAWKPLEWVLESPQVVSNIPLFLPDMLNDKLSAKEHAFTYEQEELVGYKVVDLPDHWRM from the coding sequence ATGAAGGAAGATCAGGTGATTTATACCCTTTGCTTTATAAGAAAAGGGACAGAAATTCTAATGCTTTATCGAAACCATCCGCCAAATGCTAAGCAATGGAACGGTGTAGGTGGCAAAATAGAGCATGGTGAAACACCAAAACAGGCTATTCAGAGAGAAATCCTAGAAGAAACAGGGCTCGACGTAGAGAATTTAGAGTATCGTGGCTTAGTGACTTGGAACGAAGAGGGCGGTACTCATGTGTATTTGGCTAACGCCTACAACGATTCATTTGTACAAACAGATGAAGGCTATTTAGCTTGGAAGCCTTTAGAATGGGTGTTAGAAAGTCCTCAAGTTGTTTCTAATATTCCTTTGTTTTTACCCGATATGCTAAATGATAAACTCAGTGCTAAGGAGCATGCTTTTACGTATGAACAGGAAGAGTTAGTCGGATATAAGGTAGTAGATTTACCAGATCATTGGAGGATGTAA
- a CDS encoding methyltransferase domain-containing protein yields the protein MFELGKKEMDGLLRFNQQTIPVYIYTPLCGTCKVTTKMLEIVEAALPELKLYSCNLNAVTEVAERWKIESVPCLAFIQGAQVQKKIYAFKSVDEVYEMLKPFACRKSNSRRLIRLEREVMRVKKLTNEDFDQMVTFFDQMAQTSWLSSIHAELATYVPQQNGIIALDVGCGTGRFLQRIQHQIAEGIGIDLSPEMIREANRQADLLQLTDRFEFRVGDAYELPLKNESVDVAISTCMMFLLPEPEKGIEELHRVLKKQGTLLMLNPSPLMNPEQAYAVAKEQGIPQEEWEYLWKWSNVSTRKHRYAKEELKSMLQPAFTQIEIVDVLDGLAHITIGHKS from the coding sequence ATGTTTGAGCTAGGCAAAAAGGAGATGGACGGACTGCTTCGTTTTAACCAGCAAACGATACCCGTATATATTTACACACCACTATGTGGAACGTGTAAGGTGACAACGAAGATGCTAGAAATTGTAGAAGCAGCATTGCCAGAGCTTAAGTTATACTCGTGTAACTTGAACGCTGTGACTGAAGTTGCTGAACGCTGGAAAATAGAAAGTGTTCCATGTTTAGCTTTCATTCAAGGAGCTCAGGTACAAAAGAAGATTTATGCCTTTAAATCGGTTGATGAGGTATATGAGATGCTAAAGCCTTTTGCTTGCAGGAAAAGTAATAGTAGGAGATTAATTCGGTTAGAGAGGGAAGTGATGAGAGTGAAAAAGCTAACAAATGAAGATTTTGATCAAATGGTTACTTTTTTTGATCAGATGGCTCAAACTAGCTGGCTGAGCTCAATACATGCCGAACTAGCTACATATGTCCCGCAGCAGAACGGTATTATTGCTCTTGATGTAGGCTGTGGAACGGGACGTTTCCTTCAGCGAATCCAGCATCAAATAGCAGAAGGAATTGGTATCGATCTTTCCCCAGAAATGATTAGAGAAGCGAATAGGCAGGCTGACCTGCTACAACTAACGGATCGGTTTGAGTTCCGTGTTGGGGATGCGTATGAGCTTCCTTTGAAAAACGAGAGTGTGGATGTGGCTATTTCTACCTGTATGATGTTCTTACTTCCAGAACCTGAAAAAGGGATTGAAGAGCTACATAGAGTTTTGAAAAAACAGGGAACACTTTTGATGCTAAATCCTTCACCATTGATGAATCCTGAACAGGCCTATGCTGTAGCAAAGGAGCAGGGAATTCCACAGGAGGAATGGGAGTATCTTTGGAAATGGTCAAACGTTTCAACCAGAAAGCATCGTTACGCAAAGGAAGAGCTTAAAAGTATGCTCCAGCCGGCATTTACTCAAATTGAAATCGTGGATGTCTTAGATGGATTAGCTCATATTACCATAGGTCATAAATCTTAA
- a CDS encoding patatin-like phospholipase family protein, translating to MNKTGLVLEGGGSRGIFTGGVIQYLMEQDIYLPYVIGVSAGACNGSSYISRQMDRNRTVSIDFLDNPEYLSLTNFIKKRQLFGMDFLFDRLPNELVPFDFKAYEQGKEEFVVGVTDCMTGDPIYYKKSEYMKDILTLLRASSSLPFVAPIVSFENKMLMDGGISDPIPIKQAVKDGQSKNVIILTQNREYVKKPQSFGWYLRKKYRDYPGLIQASERRHIVYNETLQYIRDEEAKGNIFVISPTEKLKVGRVERSKEKLTDLYERGYEDAAKMGPALKEFLS from the coding sequence ATGAATAAAACTGGATTAGTCCTTGAAGGTGGAGGAAGTAGAGGGATTTTTACTGGAGGGGTTATTCAATATTTGATGGAACAGGACATCTATTTGCCTTATGTAATCGGTGTATCTGCTGGAGCATGTAATGGATCTTCTTATATTTCTAGACAAATGGACCGCAACCGTACCGTGAGTATTGATTTTCTTGATAATCCAGAGTATTTATCCTTGACAAACTTTATAAAGAAAAGACAGCTATTTGGTATGGACTTTTTGTTTGATCGATTGCCTAACGAGTTGGTGCCATTTGATTTTAAAGCCTATGAGCAAGGGAAGGAAGAATTTGTGGTGGGGGTAACTGATTGTATGACAGGGGACCCTATTTATTATAAAAAATCGGAATATATGAAAGACATCTTAACGTTATTACGTGCTTCGAGCTCATTACCATTCGTTGCTCCTATCGTTTCTTTTGAAAATAAAATGCTTATGGATGGAGGTATCTCTGATCCGATCCCGATTAAGCAAGCAGTTAAAGATGGTCAATCCAAAAATGTAATTATCTTAACGCAAAATCGTGAGTATGTGAAAAAGCCTCAGTCGTTTGGCTGGTATTTACGAAAAAAATATCGTGACTATCCTGGTTTAATTCAGGCTTCCGAGAGAAGACATATCGTCTATAATGAAACGTTACAATATATTAGGGATGAGGAGGCAAAAGGGAACATCTTTGTCATCAGCCCGACTGAAAAATTAAAGGTTGGACGTGTAGAAAGAAGCAAAGAAAAATTAACGGATTTATATGAAAGAGGATATGAAGATGCAGCTAAGATGGGTCCTGCTCTAAAGGAGTTTCTTTCTTAG